The proteins below come from a single Rhodococcus sp. WMMA185 genomic window:
- the ffh gene encoding signal recognition particle protein translates to MFESLSDRLTGALKDLRGKGRLSGADIDATCREIRLALLEADVALPVVRAFIAKIKERAKGVEVSAALNPAQQVVKIVNEELVGILGGETRRLALAKTPPTVIMLAGLQGSGKTTLAGKLAKWLRDQGHTPLLVACDLQRPGAVGQLQIVGERAGATVFAPHPGTSVGGGDNELGISAADPVEVARAGVEEARNKQFDVVVVDTAGRLGIDADLMAQAAGIRDAVNPDETIFVLDAMIGQDAVSTAEAFREGVGFTGVVLTKLDGDARGGAALSVREVTGQPILFASTGEKLEDFDVFHPDRMASRILGMGDVLSLIEQAEQVFDQKQAEATAQKIGAGELTLEDFLEQMMAVRKMGPIGNLLGMLPGAGQMKDALANVDEKQLDRVQAIIRGMTPAERENPKIINASRRLRIANGSGVKVSDVNQLVDRFYEARKMMAAMAGRMGMPGSRKPQRSKKGKKGKKGGKGPTPPKVRGGFPGGMPAGFPGMPPGGLPAGMPDLSKMPKGLDELPPGLEDIDLSKLKLPKK, encoded by the coding sequence GTGTTCGAATCCCTTTCCGACAGGTTGACCGGAGCCCTCAAGGATCTGCGCGGCAAGGGTCGCCTCTCCGGTGCCGACATCGATGCTACGTGCCGTGAGATCCGGTTGGCTCTGCTCGAGGCAGACGTCGCGCTTCCTGTGGTCCGAGCGTTCATCGCCAAGATCAAGGAGCGCGCCAAGGGGGTCGAGGTCTCGGCGGCGCTCAACCCTGCGCAGCAGGTGGTCAAGATCGTCAACGAGGAACTCGTCGGGATCCTCGGTGGCGAGACACGTCGATTGGCCCTCGCCAAGACGCCGCCGACGGTCATCATGCTCGCCGGTCTGCAGGGTTCGGGTAAGACGACCCTGGCCGGCAAGCTCGCCAAGTGGTTGCGCGACCAGGGGCACACTCCGTTGCTGGTGGCCTGCGACCTGCAGCGCCCCGGTGCGGTCGGCCAGCTGCAGATCGTCGGTGAGCGTGCGGGGGCCACGGTGTTCGCCCCGCATCCCGGCACGTCCGTAGGCGGCGGCGACAACGAGTTGGGCATCAGCGCTGCCGATCCGGTGGAGGTCGCGCGCGCCGGTGTCGAGGAGGCTCGCAACAAGCAGTTCGACGTGGTCGTCGTCGACACCGCCGGCCGTCTCGGAATCGACGCCGATCTGATGGCGCAGGCCGCGGGAATCCGCGACGCCGTGAACCCGGACGAGACGATCTTCGTTCTCGACGCGATGATCGGTCAGGACGCGGTCAGCACCGCCGAGGCGTTCCGCGAAGGAGTCGGGTTCACCGGTGTCGTGCTCACCAAGCTCGACGGCGACGCGCGGGGCGGCGCCGCGCTCAGTGTGCGTGAGGTCACCGGCCAACCCATCCTGTTCGCCTCCACGGGTGAGAAGCTCGAAGATTTCGACGTTTTCCACCCCGACCGGATGGCCAGTCGCATCCTGGGTATGGGCGACGTGCTCAGCCTCATCGAGCAGGCCGAGCAGGTCTTCGACCAGAAGCAGGCCGAGGCGACGGCCCAGAAGATCGGCGCAGGTGAGCTCACCCTCGAGGACTTCCTCGAGCAGATGATGGCCGTCCGCAAGATGGGGCCCATCGGCAACCTCCTGGGGATGCTCCCCGGTGCCGGCCAGATGAAGGACGCCCTCGCGAATGTCGACGAGAAACAACTCGATCGCGTACAGGCCATCATCCGGGGCATGACACCCGCCGAACGCGAGAACCCGAAGATCATCAACGCCTCCCGCCGGCTGCGGATAGCGAACGGTTCAGGCGTGAAGGTGTCCGACGTCAATCAACTCGTCGACCGCTTCTACGAGGCCCGCAAGATGATGGCTGCGATGGCGGGGCGCATGGGTATGCCGGGTTCGCGCAAGCCCCAGCGCAGCAAGAAGGGCAAGAAGGGCAAGAAGGGCGGCAAGGGGCCGACGCCACCGAAGGTCCGGGGAGGATTTCCGGGCGGAATGCCGGCAGGGTTCCCGGGTATGCCCCCCGGTGGCCTGCCCGCCGGCATGCCGGACCTGTCGAAGATGCCCAAGGGTCTTGACGAATTGCCTCCCGGGCTCGAAGACATCGACTTGTCCAAGCTGAAGCTGCCGAAGAAGTAA